In Mucilaginibacter celer, one DNA window encodes the following:
- a CDS encoding FG-GAP-like repeat-containing protein, whose protein sequence is MTKILPAFILIMALACTKSYAQFTTDDFAAQVPFNTLKYPLAVKTADLNADGKPDLIVANEGGNKVSVFKNTAVSGRIDAASFASRQDFDIGGVVGPESLSVADMDGDGKLDLVVSNFNDKTISVLLNNTTTGTISFLAKINTTVGLYSHAIALADVDGDGKTDVAVANYDASSVTVYRNTSAAGTATFAAGADILCAGAPGTVALADINGDSKPELVVLLSDNGQMLVYKNKAVSGTINATSFDVPVIKDAGVKPTALAIADMNADGKPEILVSNLSADPKVLVFKNATATDITFDKVFIVPTGKNPYGIALKDIDGDNKPDIAVTSWHSTGMISVLQNISAAGADPAFNTKVDFATGINPQSITIDDIDGDNRQDIITANSFDGTVGVSRYTPSNGPQPVFPESTATQGTGSFVTTDILDPEWSMQAPPGYTIAADNNAIVNGAGNAGTNAGRFVYFKTSGIGNVPGNLTFSAQGSGTIEVKIIATKTNTVATSTTFTLDQTQYRDYNWTISNLPANAEYILAIIFNGPLSSQAQATFKKNICLNLKQNGLRDNFMRFRADATTLLGNTETAWYGWSDLENIAKKKYLQHSAYARMRFQTDATKIVLEYVRDFYDTRVVNLFSQIQVQSGKDWDPQGNAVNGNHIINTSTKVLGGKIYTISGLKTTNPTFVWYSNSGPLGAPQTFTNKGTAANPVYEVTAPPAAARLGLLVQRITNTSNFYDPANDTFAAYANCMVQEGAVGSTTLYDGVIPTPYVPFVGYVAAHVSGPAVFVNNKLYKYYQVEGNDMAKVVSLVTDDLPEGTKTVEVVMPGQGTLTGSDPKVRRAGTYLRAVYFPNSNTVVAPAASTPPVNGITYVHDSIISGYNISTGPQSNVWMMKVKYDPAYGSVFTGDIFSEGYAGRVLHTNTSTVADITAFAQKLAAFNVDKYWFQIGLNDYRTATPLNLFYSEYKSLIEQLKTLRPNAQIYIQAIGPLANEGPNGETYADDNVTTTGPNADDYRDVERLIATTHSYCEYVNFEDLFTASAENLPDGTNPSDVGNTLYANGIRDKSTLLGTTQPAVALDFYRTAIRPLVKGVASVAMVTAKGGVPPYTFTRVSGTIPAGLTFNSNGAITGTATAAASASLSLRVTDNAGTQVTKSFTLTVKADDKIIVSPTQIIGAVKNTAYSKTFKGALGYGKYTVALTSGTLPPGLTFNATTATLSGTPTTTGNYTFALTATDRWSFTGTSTYNLNVGTTTPAPLTDQLYPTATLSGNNVMVAGHLHDVYKSDLYAYMYVYVTQNGVERAVGGSNVNIFAGNIDGPTFNLGAINPTYGAVTSYRVTISGVTPSSLDNVNITYNSSNNISNAIP, encoded by the coding sequence ATGACTAAAATACTACCTGCATTTATTTTAATCATGGCATTGGCCTGCACCAAAAGTTACGCGCAGTTCACTACCGATGATTTTGCTGCCCAGGTGCCTTTTAACACCCTAAAATACCCATTGGCAGTGAAAACGGCCGATTTAAACGCCGATGGCAAGCCCGATTTGATTGTAGCCAACGAGGGCGGCAACAAGGTATCCGTATTTAAAAATACGGCGGTAAGCGGGCGGATTGATGCTGCCTCGTTTGCATCCCGGCAGGATTTTGATATCGGCGGCGTTGTGGGGCCCGAATCGTTAAGTGTGGCGGATATGGATGGGGACGGTAAATTGGATCTGGTGGTATCCAACTTTAATGATAAAACCATTTCGGTATTATTGAATAATACAACAACGGGTACTATCAGCTTCCTGGCCAAAATTAATACTACGGTGGGGCTTTACTCACATGCCATTGCTCTTGCCGATGTGGATGGCGATGGCAAAACGGATGTGGCTGTGGCCAATTACGATGCCTCGTCGGTTACCGTATACCGCAATACTTCGGCAGCAGGTACGGCCACTTTTGCGGCTGGAGCCGATATTTTATGCGCCGGTGCCCCGGGCACGGTTGCACTTGCTGATATTAACGGCGATAGTAAACCCGAATTGGTGGTGTTGTTAAGCGACAACGGGCAAATGCTTGTTTACAAAAACAAAGCAGTGAGCGGCACAATTAATGCCACATCGTTTGATGTCCCGGTAATCAAGGATGCAGGTGTTAAACCCACGGCATTAGCTATTGCCGATATGAATGCCGATGGTAAACCCGAAATTTTGGTATCCAACCTCTCCGCCGACCCTAAAGTGCTGGTGTTTAAAAATGCTACTGCTACAGATATCACTTTTGATAAGGTGTTTATAGTGCCCACCGGAAAAAATCCTTATGGCATCGCATTAAAAGATATTGATGGCGATAATAAGCCCGATATTGCCGTTACCAGCTGGCACAGCACCGGTATGATCTCGGTTTTACAGAACATAAGTGCCGCCGGGGCCGATCCGGCATTTAACACTAAAGTTGATTTTGCTACCGGTATCAACCCCCAAAGTATAACCATCGACGATATTGACGGCGATAACCGGCAGGACATCATAACAGCCAACAGTTTCGACGGTACCGTAGGCGTATCGAGATACACCCCCTCAAACGGGCCGCAGCCCGTATTCCCCGAATCTACGGCCACACAGGGCACGGGCAGCTTCGTTACCACCGATATCCTCGACCCCGAATGGAGCATGCAGGCCCCGCCGGGATATACCATAGCCGCTGATAATAATGCTATTGTTAACGGGGCAGGCAATGCAGGTACTAATGCCGGGCGTTTTGTTTACTTTAAAACATCGGGCATTGGCAATGTGCCCGGTAACCTCACCTTTTCGGCACAAGGCAGCGGTACCATCGAGGTAAAGATCATCGCCACTAAAACCAACACGGTTGCCACCTCCACAACTTTTACACTCGACCAAACCCAATACCGGGATTATAACTGGACCATAAGCAACCTGCCTGCCAATGCCGAGTATATACTGGCTATTATTTTCAACGGCCCTTTATCAAGCCAGGCGCAGGCAACCTTTAAAAAAAATATCTGCCTTAATTTAAAACAAAACGGCCTGCGCGATAATTTTATGCGTTTCAGGGCCGATGCAACCACGCTGTTAGGCAATACCGAAACCGCCTGGTACGGCTGGAGCGACCTGGAAAATATCGCCAAAAAGAAATACCTGCAACACTCGGCCTATGCCCGCATGCGTTTTCAAACCGATGCCACCAAAATAGTGCTGGAGTATGTGCGCGATTTTTATGATACGCGGGTTGTAAACCTGTTTTCGCAGATCCAGGTACAAAGCGGTAAGGATTGGGATCCGCAGGGAAATGCCGTTAATGGCAATCACATAATTAATACTTCTACCAAGGTACTGGGCGGCAAAATATACACCATATCGGGCCTCAAAACTACCAACCCCACTTTTGTTTGGTACAGCAACAGCGGCCCATTGGGCGCGCCGCAAACTTTTACCAATAAAGGCACCGCAGCCAACCCGGTGTATGAGGTTACCGCTCCGCCGGCTGCCGCGCGCCTCGGTTTGCTGGTGCAGCGCATCACCAATACCTCAAATTTTTACGACCCTGCAAACGATACATTTGCCGCCTACGCCAACTGTATGGTACAGGAAGGCGCAGTTGGCTCAACTACCCTGTACGATGGTGTTATACCCACCCCGTATGTGCCTTTTGTGGGCTATGTTGCTGCCCACGTTTCGGGCCCGGCCGTATTTGTAAACAACAAGCTTTATAAATATTACCAGGTTGAGGGAAATGACATGGCCAAAGTGGTGTCGCTGGTAACCGACGACCTGCCTGAGGGTACCAAAACCGTTGAGGTAGTGATGCCCGGCCAGGGCACCTTAACGGGCTCTGATCCTAAGGTGCGCCGCGCGGGTACTTATTTAAGGGCGGTTTATTTCCCCAATTCAAATACGGTAGTTGCGCCGGCGGCATCAACACCCCCGGTAAACGGAATAACTTATGTGCACGATTCAATTATTTCGGGCTATAACATTTCAACCGGTCCGCAAAGTAATGTATGGATGATGAAGGTGAAATATGATCCGGCTTATGGGAGCGTATTTACCGGCGATATTTTTTCGGAAGGGTATGCCGGCCGGGTTTTACACACCAATACCTCAACGGTGGCAGATATAACCGCTTTTGCCCAAAAGCTTGCCGCATTTAATGTGGATAAATACTGGTTTCAAATAGGATTGAATGATTACCGTACCGCCACACCGCTCAACCTGTTTTACAGCGAATACAAAAGCCTTATCGAACAGTTAAAAACACTCAGGCCTAATGCCCAAATATACATCCAGGCAATAGGCCCCCTTGCAAACGAAGGCCCCAATGGCGAAACTTATGCCGACGATAATGTAACAACCACCGGCCCCAATGCCGATGATTACAGGGATGTAGAAAGGTTAATTGCAACAACCCACAGTTATTGCGAATATGTAAATTTTGAGGACTTGTTTACTGCCTCGGCCGAAAATTTACCCGACGGAACCAATCCTTCCGACGTTGGCAATACACTTTATGCCAACGGCATCCGCGATAAAAGCACCCTGCTTGGAACAACACAGCCGGCCGTTGCGCTCGATTTTTATCGCACGGCTATCCGGCCGCTGGTAAAGGGCGTTGCTTCGGTTGCCATGGTTACAGCCAAAGGCGGTGTGCCTCCGTATACGTTTACCAGGGTTTCGGGCACAATACCGGCCGGTTTAACCTTCAATAGCAACGGGGCTATCACAGGCACTGCAACGGCCGCAGCAAGCGCATCATTAAGCCTGCGGGTTACCGATAATGCCGGTACACAGGTTACTAAAAGTTTTACCTTAACGGTTAAGGCCGACGATAAAATTATTGTTTCGCCAACCCAAATCATTGGTGCTGTAAAGAACACGGCTTACAGCAAGACATTTAAAGGAGCATTGGGCTACGGAAAATATACCGTAGCATTAACCTCGGGCACCTTACCGCCGGGACTAACGTTTAACGCCACTACCGCAACCTTATCGGGTACACCAACAACAACCGGTAATTATACCTTTGCACTTACCGCTACAGATCGGTGGAGCTTTACAGGTACATCAACCTATAACCTTAATGTGGGTACCACCACACCGGCTCCGCTTACCGATCAGCTTTATCCTACCGCAACGCTAAGTGGCAATAATGTAATGGTTGCCGGGCACCTGCATGATGTTTATAAAAGTGATTTATATGCCTATATGTATGTATACGTTACGCAAAACGGCGTGGAACGGGCGGTAGGCGGCAGCAACGTAAACATTTTTGCCGGCAATATTGACGGACCAACATTTAACCTTGGCGCCATTAACCCTACTTACGGGGCAGTAACGAGTTACAGGGTAACAATTTCGGGTGTTACCCCATCGTCGTTAGATAATGTCAATATCACTTATAACTCCAGTAACAACATTTCGAACGCTATACCCTAA
- a CDS encoding VOC family protein, with protein MNKNPQIIGTAAQIVVPDVVKTVEYYINVLGFELVAYFFEQPPVYGIVQRNGYQVHFGKSDDGTIHRNDTIRKGMPDFIFWVPEIEAFYDEVTRNGAIIMQEIIRRSYGREFIIEDCDGHLVHICD; from the coding sequence ATGAATAAAAACCCGCAGATAATAGGCACTGCCGCGCAAATTGTGGTGCCCGATGTAGTGAAAACCGTTGAATATTATATTAATGTTTTAGGTTTTGAACTGGTTGCCTATTTTTTTGAACAACCACCGGTATACGGTATTGTTCAGCGCAACGGTTACCAGGTGCATTTTGGTAAAAGCGATGATGGCACTATTCACCGTAATGATACGATCAGGAAAGGCATGCCCGATTTTATTTTCTGGGTGCCCGAAATTGAAGCGTTTTACGACGAAGTGACCCGCAACGGGGCTATTATAATGCAGGAAATTATCCGAAGATCATACGGGCGGGAATTTATTATTGAAGATTGTGATGGGCACCTGGTGCATATTTGCGACTAA
- a CDS encoding ABC-F family ATP-binding cassette domain-containing protein, translated as MINVNNISVSFGGTTLFSDVTFSINENDKIALMGKNGAGKSTILKIIADVAKPTTGNVSGPKDAVIAYLPQHLLTQDKVTVFEETMKAFDEANQMQKELDEVNEQLNIRTDYDSDDYMKLIERVSELSEKVYSQEEVNYDAEVEKVLKGLGFERKDFTRQTSEFSGGWRMRIELAKILLKKPDLILLDEPTNHMDIESIQWLEDFLINSAKAVMVISHDRTFVDNITNRTIEVTMGRIYDYKAKYTHYLQLRAERRVHQLKAYEEQQRFIADNQEFIERFRGTYSKTLQVQSRVKMLEKLEIIQIDEVDTSALRLKFPPSPRSGQYPVMVEDLTKKYGDHVVFEKAAMVIERGEKVAFVGKNGEGKSTMIKAIMGEIDFEGSLKVGHNAKIGYFAQNQAALLDENLTVFETIDQIPLSDGTVKIKDLLGAFMFSGDDTTKKVKVLSGGEKTRLAMIKLLLEPVNVLILDEPTNHLDMKTKDIIKDALKDFDGTLILVSHDRDFLDGLVKKVFEFGNKRVREHFEDIKGFLAYKKMDSLKEIEQS; from the coding sequence GTGATCAATGTAAATAACATTTCCGTTTCATTTGGCGGAACAACGCTTTTTAGTGATGTAACCTTCTCTATAAACGAAAACGATAAAATAGCCCTGATGGGTAAGAATGGTGCAGGTAAATCCACCATCCTTAAAATAATTGCCGATGTAGCCAAGCCAACTACCGGCAATGTAAGCGGTCCTAAAGATGCCGTAATTGCTTATTTGCCGCAGCATTTACTTACCCAGGATAAGGTTACGGTTTTTGAAGAAACCATGAAAGCTTTTGATGAGGCCAACCAGATGCAAAAAGAGCTTGATGAAGTTAACGAGCAGCTTAATATCCGTACCGATTATGATAGTGACGATTACATGAAGCTGATTGAGCGGGTATCTGAACTGAGTGAGAAAGTTTACTCGCAGGAAGAGGTGAACTACGACGCTGAGGTTGAAAAGGTATTAAAAGGCCTGGGGTTTGAGCGTAAAGATTTCACCCGTCAAACTTCAGAGTTTTCGGGAGGCTGGCGTATGCGTATTGAACTGGCCAAGATCCTGTTAAAGAAACCTGATCTGATATTATTAGACGAACCTACCAATCACATGGATATTGAGAGTATCCAATGGCTGGAAGATTTCCTGATCAACTCGGCCAAAGCAGTAATGGTAATCTCGCACGACCGTACTTTTGTAGATAACATCACCAACCGCACCATCGAGGTTACCATGGGCCGGATCTATGATTATAAAGCTAAATACACTCATTATCTTCAATTGCGTGCCGAACGAAGGGTACACCAGTTGAAAGCATACGAGGAGCAACAACGCTTTATTGCCGATAACCAGGAGTTTATAGAGCGTTTTAGAGGTACGTACTCTAAAACCCTGCAGGTACAATCGCGCGTGAAGATGCTCGAAAAGCTGGAGATCATACAGATTGATGAGGTAGATACCTCAGCCTTACGATTAAAATTTCCGCCATCCCCGCGCTCGGGCCAATACCCGGTAATGGTTGAAGATCTTACAAAGAAATACGGCGATCATGTTGTGTTTGAGAAAGCAGCCATGGTGATTGAACGGGGCGAAAAAGTAGCTTTTGTTGGCAAAAACGGTGAAGGCAAATCAACCATGATTAAGGCCATTATGGGCGAGATTGATTTTGAGGGAAGCTTAAAAGTAGGTCACAACGCCAAAATCGGGTATTTTGCACAAAACCAGGCCGCATTGCTGGATGAAAACTTAACCGTATTTGAAACTATCGACCAGATTCCGTTAAGTGACGGTACGGTTAAGATCAAAGATCTTTTAGGCGCATTTATGTTTAGCGGTGATGATACTACCAAAAAAGTAAAAGTACTTTCGGGTGGCGAGAAAACACGCCTGGCCATGATAAAACTATTGCTTGAACCGGTAAACGTACTGATATTGGATGAGCCAACCAACCATCTGGATATGAAAACCAAGGATATTATTAAAGATGCCCTGAAGGATTTTGACGGTACACTAATCCTGGTATCGCACGACAGGGACTTTTTGGATGGACTGGTAAAAAAAGTATTTGAATTTGGTAACAAGCGGGTACGTGAACACTTTGAGGATATTAAAGGGTTTTTGGCCTACAAAAAGATGGATAGTCTGAAAGAGATAGAGCAAAGCTAA
- a CDS encoding RNA polymerase sigma factor: protein MIEFSALTDNELQLHLVRGNEQAFTVLYERYATDIKSIALKVLKSEALAEDATQEVFIKIWNGRAQLQQVKVFKAYLIITARNHALNILKSAVRSEAVMADIVTTFTDQRNTTDEDLLSKEYLQFIQLVLDRLPARSREIFTKCRMQEKSYDEVADELGISRNAVKNHMVLSIRVLRKAVESELGIPLSVLLAVYFGA, encoded by the coding sequence ATGATCGAGTTTTCGGCTCTTACCGATAATGAACTTCAACTGCACCTTGTTCGGGGTAACGAGCAGGCTTTTACGGTGCTTTATGAGCGCTATGCCACCGACATTAAATCGATAGCATTAAAAGTGCTGAAATCAGAAGCCCTGGCCGAAGATGCCACGCAGGAGGTATTTATTAAAATATGGAACGGTCGCGCCCAGCTGCAGCAGGTTAAAGTTTTTAAAGCCTATCTCATTATTACAGCCCGAAACCACGCTTTAAATATCTTGAAAAGCGCCGTCCGCTCAGAGGCTGTTATGGCTGATATTGTTACCACCTTTACAGATCAGCGCAATACCACCGATGAAGATTTGTTGAGTAAAGAATACCTGCAATTCATCCAGCTGGTGCTCGACCGCCTGCCTGCCCGCTCGCGCGAGATTTTTACCAAATGCCGAATGCAGGAAAAATCGTACGATGAAGTGGCAGATGAGCTGGGCATATCCCGCAACGCGGTTAAAAATCACATGGTGCTATCCATAAGGGTTTTGCGCAAGGCTGTTGAGAGTGAGTTGGGCATCCCGCTTAGCGTTTTGCTGGCTGTTTACTTTGGTGCCTGA
- a CDS encoding FecR family protein, with protein MEDHYYRLLAQRYLDGKLADDELEVFIHLLNEGKMESYLKEAINTETGITEQDEISIKKTTTIRYLNNQWLKYAAAIIVLLGVSAALYLNRTPQKQQMASALKHDALPGGNKAVLILANGDSISLDEASNGQIARQGNAKVSKVQNGLIAYASGKDTTTKITRNTINTPRGGQYNVKLADGSMVWLNSASSITFPTLFNGDTREVKITGEAYFEVAKNAAKPFLVQCGGQTVRVLGTHFNINAYDDEPGIRTTLLEGSIRLSTGSQSRLLVPGQQAVVRGDAIAMEGKPNLTAVTAWKDGLFVFDDTDLPQLMRQISRWYDVKIVYNGKPGDYAFVGEINRNTRLTSVLKILEASGVKFKIENKQLIIQP; from the coding sequence ATGGAGGATCATTATTACAGGTTATTAGCCCAACGTTATCTGGACGGAAAACTTGCAGATGATGAACTGGAAGTATTTATTCATTTGCTGAATGAAGGCAAAATGGAATCCTATTTAAAAGAAGCCATAAATACTGAAACCGGCATAACCGAACAGGATGAGATCTCCATAAAGAAAACCACTACAATTCGCTACCTCAATAACCAATGGCTTAAATACGCTGCTGCCATTATTGTTTTACTGGGCGTATCGGCCGCACTTTATTTAAACCGCACGCCGCAAAAGCAGCAAATGGCATCAGCATTGAAACATGATGCATTGCCTGGCGGTAACAAAGCGGTATTGATATTAGCCAACGGCGATAGCATCAGCCTCGATGAAGCATCCAACGGGCAGATAGCCCGCCAGGGAAATGCCAAAGTGAGCAAAGTGCAAAACGGTTTGATCGCTTATGCGTCGGGCAAGGATACTACCACAAAAATTACCAGGAACACCATCAACACGCCAAGAGGCGGGCAATACAATGTTAAACTGGCCGATGGTTCGATGGTGTGGCTCAACTCGGCATCCTCTATCACTTTCCCAACTTTATTTAATGGTGATACCCGCGAGGTTAAAATTACCGGCGAGGCTTATTTTGAGGTTGCTAAAAATGCAGCCAAGCCATTCCTGGTACAATGCGGCGGGCAAACGGTAAGGGTTTTGGGTACGCATTTTAATATTAATGCTTATGATGATGAACCCGGAATCCGTACCACATTGCTGGAGGGTAGCATTCGCCTGAGCACCGGCAGCCAAAGCAGGCTTTTAGTACCGGGGCAACAAGCCGTGGTAAGGGGAGATGCTATAGCGATGGAAGGTAAACCAAACCTTACAGCCGTTACCGCATGGAAGGATGGCCTGTTTGTATTTGACGATACCGACCTGCCCCAGCTGATGCGCCAGATATCCCGTTGGTATGATGTGAAAATAGTGTACAACGGCAAACCCGGCGATTATGCCTTTGTAGGCGAAATTAACCGCAACACCCGGTTAACAAGCGTATTGAAAATACTCGAAGCCAGCGGCGTTAAATTTAAAATAGAGAATAAACAATTGATCATTCAACCCTAA